The Flaviramulus sp. BrNp1-15 genome has a window encoding:
- a CDS encoding serine hydrolase: MKNIALILALILCYSCQKSKNEKTNYAATNAIDKEMDSLYNIGIFNGFSATVVDSTGIIYNQGFGYSDRVTKKKYTKNTIINIASVSKMFIGMALLKAQDMGVLKLDDPINKYLPFNVVNPNYLDELITIRQLATHTSSIVDTDIYMETCYINKDDVSIDENLKRYELYYQNPSEDWMPLKDYLTKLLKKDEVFYNASTFSNKKPGEIFEYTNIGAALCALIIELAANKPFNEFTKEHIFKPLKMSSTSWFFEDVDSTNYSKLYYDDLELPYYKILSYPDGGLICSSTDLGKFLFDLIKGYSGNGAILSSDSYKEFFKSQLNESAFENKKNYNVGIFTEKELSYNVVGHSGGDPGTNTMLFINTETKKGRIFIANTDSKKENSHEVMFKIWDTMDKY, encoded by the coding sequence ATGAAAAACATAGCACTTATTTTAGCCTTAATCTTATGCTACTCTTGCCAAAAGAGCAAGAATGAAAAAACGAATTATGCAGCAACCAATGCTATAGATAAAGAAATGGACAGTTTGTATAATATTGGCATATTTAATGGGTTTTCAGCTACTGTAGTAGATAGCACAGGAATTATCTATAATCAAGGGTTTGGGTATTCTGATAGAGTCACAAAGAAAAAATATACTAAAAATACTATTATTAATATCGCTTCAGTTTCCAAAATGTTTATTGGTATGGCACTTTTAAAAGCTCAAGATATGGGTGTTCTTAAATTAGATGACCCAATCAATAAGTATTTACCGTTTAATGTTGTAAACCCAAATTATCTAGATGAATTAATTACTATTAGGCAATTAGCTACACATACAAGTTCTATTGTTGATACCGATATTTATATGGAAACCTGTTATATCAATAAAGATGATGTCTCTATTGATGAAAATCTTAAAAGGTATGAATTGTATTATCAAAATCCATCAGAAGACTGGATGCCATTAAAAGATTATTTAACTAAACTTTTAAAAAAAGATGAAGTGTTTTACAATGCTTCTACTTTTTCAAATAAAAAACCAGGAGAAATTTTTGAATATACTAATATAGGAGCAGCTTTATGTGCTTTAATTATAGAATTAGCTGCAAACAAACCTTTTAATGAGTTTACCAAAGAACATATTTTTAAACCATTAAAAATGTCTTCAACAAGTTGGTTTTTCGAAGATGTAGATAGTACTAACTATTCAAAATTATATTATGATGACTTAGAGTTGCCTTACTATAAAATCCTTTCTTATCCAGATGGTGGTCTCATTTGCTCTAGCACAGATTTAGGAAAATTTCTATTTGATTTAATAAAAGGGTATTCTGGTAATGGTGCTATCTTAAGTTCTGATAGTTATAAAGAGTTTTTCAAATCTCAATTAAATGAAAGTGCTTTTGAAAATAAAAAAAATTATAATGTAGGTATTTTTACTGAAAAAGAATTATCATATAATGTCGTTGGTCATAGCGGTGGTGACCCAGGAACAAACACCATGTTATTTATTAATACAGAAACCAAAAAAGGAAGAATATTTATTGCTAACACAGATTCTAAAAAAGAAAATAGCCATGAAGTTATGTTTAAGATTTGGGATACTATGGATAAGTATTAA
- a CDS encoding flavohemoglobin expression-modulating QEGLA motif protein, giving the protein MKTDNNVATKALLEIDKNIDALVKQIELLSYVNPTNIEEEKTRFFSSKYLTDPVFKYPTINFDKFKLHRKLFTQPLEQIDDAEIKNLYEDIIYAYSGLIQCIETIGSGKKFYYNCLRCFGTPTENDVENAKFILHFEDENKDIPVFQPKYSATEAEVFFKDFSKKYDFSYSIKQSDKMSAIAMVLNNIQTLVLNSHYTYSDNEIAVLTNHEIGVHMVTTMNGMLHPLRIFSHGFPNNEETQEGLAVFAEYMSNNLTVTRLKELAYRVIAVDSLAKGYSFSRTFRMLHNQYDLEREEAFYITVRAHRGGGFTKDYLYLTGLKKIYDYYHSGKDLSLLLTGKVTLEYADEIQSLIKKELALPAKHITDAYAENKNTNKTVDFILRSLK; this is encoded by the coding sequence ATGAAGACTGATAATAATGTGGCTACCAAAGCACTTTTAGAAATAGATAAAAACATAGATGCGCTTGTAAAGCAAATAGAGCTTTTAAGCTATGTAAATCCAACCAATATTGAAGAAGAGAAAACCCGCTTTTTTTCATCTAAATACTTAACTGATCCGGTTTTTAAGTATCCAACAATTAATTTTGATAAGTTTAAACTACACCGTAAGTTATTTACGCAGCCTTTAGAGCAAATTGATGATGCCGAAATCAAGAATTTGTATGAGGATATTATTTATGCCTATTCTGGGTTAATACAGTGTATAGAAACCATTGGCAGCGGTAAAAAGTTTTATTACAACTGCTTGCGTTGTTTTGGTACACCTACCGAAAATGATGTGGAGAATGCTAAGTTTATTCTGCATTTTGAAGATGAAAACAAAGATATTCCGGTATTTCAACCTAAATACAGCGCTACAGAAGCCGAAGTGTTTTTTAAAGATTTTTCTAAGAAATACGATTTTAGCTATAGCATAAAACAGAGTGATAAAATGTCGGCCATTGCTATGGTATTAAACAACATACAAACCTTGGTGTTAAATTCGCATTACACCTATTCTGATAATGAAATTGCGGTATTAACCAATCATGAAATTGGTGTGCACATGGTAACCACTATGAATGGTATGTTGCACCCGTTACGCATTTTTTCTCATGGCTTCCCTAATAACGAAGAAACCCAAGAAGGATTAGCGGTTTTTGCAGAGTATATGAGCAATAATTTAACCGTTACACGCTTAAAAGAATTGGCGTATCGTGTAATTGCGGTAGATAGTTTAGCCAAAGGCTACTCGTTTTCCAGAACCTTTAGGATGTTGCACAACCAATACGATTTAGAGCGCGAAGAAGCGTTTTATATTACCGTAAGAGCGCATAGAGGTGGCGGTTTTACAAAAGACTATTTGTATTTAACAGGCCTTAAAAAGATTTACGATTACTACCATTCTGGTAAAGATTTAAGCTTACTGCTTACAGGTAAAGTAACCTTGGAGTATGCAGATGAAATACAATCTTTAATTAAAAAAGAATTAGCGTTACCAGCAAAACACATTACTGATGCGTATGCTGAAAATAAAAACACCAATAAAACGGTAGATTTTATTTTAAGGAGTTTAAAGTAG
- a CDS encoding N-formylglutamate amidohydrolase: MECLSVSEIIKKIEAEDIFEAVASDYSFTIKIDAYVPYACGAVHDGHQFRKELWENCIHTAYERWYEEDPETKNMVKSHPIVIAGCDSRFEYDLNRTPEEAVFDTAWGKQLWHKPLSEAMKAKSLQKHANFYKVVHALIKTLESKFGFCTVYDMHSYNWKRWDREVPTWNLGTSNIDNARFGDVVESWRQSLSEIKFPNGIKSTSLVNDTFQGNGYFLKYITQNFKNTLVLATEIAKVYCDEYEQIIFREVVTAVEKALITRIPEHAAQVYDRFKS, translated from the coding sequence ATGGAGTGCTTATCTGTTTCAGAAATTATTAAAAAAATAGAAGCCGAAGATATTTTTGAAGCTGTGGCTTCAGATTATTCGTTTACCATAAAAATTGATGCCTATGTGCCTTATGCCTGTGGTGCTGTGCATGACGGTCATCAATTTAGAAAAGAACTTTGGGAGAATTGCATACACACAGCTTACGAGCGTTGGTACGAAGAAGACCCGGAAACTAAAAACATGGTTAAATCGCATCCCATTGTTATTGCAGGTTGCGATTCGCGGTTTGAATACGATTTAAACCGAACACCAGAAGAAGCTGTTTTTGATACCGCTTGGGGCAAACAGTTGTGGCACAAACCACTTTCTGAAGCCATGAAAGCCAAAAGTCTTCAAAAACATGCTAACTTTTACAAAGTTGTGCATGCCTTAATTAAAACCTTAGAATCTAAATTTGGCTTTTGTACCGTTTACGATATGCATAGCTATAACTGGAAACGTTGGGATAGGGAAGTGCCTACTTGGAATTTAGGCACCAGCAATATTGATAACGCACGTTTTGGTGATGTTGTAGAAAGTTGGCGACAAAGCCTTTCGGAAATTAAGTTTCCAAACGGGATTAAATCTACCTCATTAGTAAACGACACTTTTCAAGGCAACGGATATTTTTTAAAATATATTACCCAGAACTTTAAAAATACCTTAGTTTTGGCAACCGAAATAGCCAAAGTGTATTGCGATGAATATGAGCAAATTATATTCCGAGAAGTGGTGACAGCGGTTGAGAAAGCATTAATCACGCGTATTCCAGAGCATGCAGCACAGGTGTACGACAGATTTAAAAGTTAG
- a CDS encoding sulfurtransferase, whose product MSSNINLTSPAVTVEWLHKNLNAENLVVLNGTIPKVVGDSSSVKQNQIVGARFFDIKKKFSDVSAEFPNTFPSPEQFQKEARALGINNDSAIVVYDDLGIYSSARVWWLFKAFGFTNVAVLSGGLPAWKKAGYPTENASEYQGNTGNFTAKLHPEFMNFFDDVKQASTNNTHKIIDARSENRFKGIEAEPRAGLRSGTIPNSINIPFTDLLDDGVLKPDDALKTIFNDVAQNDEPIIFSCGSGITACVLALGAEISGYKNISVYDGSWTEWGSLVPHDMENPTTWTKDELLAYILLFVAHSDLNETYKEKEYILSRVDKQVFTRVYEQFEKDNDYQSIQHIVEAVKTHDYYRNDLADLFADIKLMAFADGEMDEMENMVYTNLKKILK is encoded by the coding sequence ATGAGCTCAAACATTAACTTAACTTCACCCGCAGTCACAGTAGAATGGCTACACAAGAATTTAAATGCTGAAAACTTAGTGGTTTTAAACGGAACCATTCCAAAAGTTGTTGGAGATAGTTCAAGTGTAAAACAAAATCAAATTGTTGGCGCTCGATTTTTCGATATTAAAAAGAAGTTTAGCGATGTGTCCGCAGAGTTTCCTAATACCTTTCCATCACCAGAGCAATTTCAAAAAGAAGCTCGTGCTTTAGGTATTAATAATGATAGCGCTATTGTGGTTTATGACGATTTAGGTATTTACTCAAGCGCACGCGTTTGGTGGCTGTTTAAAGCCTTTGGTTTCACAAATGTAGCGGTATTAAGTGGCGGATTACCAGCTTGGAAAAAAGCAGGTTACCCAACCGAAAACGCTTCAGAGTATCAAGGCAACACAGGAAATTTTACAGCGAAACTCCATCCTGAGTTCATGAATTTTTTTGATGATGTAAAACAAGCTTCAACAAACAACACTCATAAAATTATTGATGCACGTTCAGAAAACAGATTTAAAGGTATCGAGGCAGAACCCAGAGCAGGCTTACGTTCAGGAACCATTCCAAATTCCATAAATATACCTTTTACAGACTTGTTAGATGATGGCGTTTTAAAGCCAGATGACGCACTAAAAACCATTTTTAATGATGTTGCTCAAAATGACGAACCCATTATTTTCTCTTGCGGTTCAGGTATTACCGCTTGTGTTTTAGCGTTAGGAGCAGAAATTTCTGGATACAAAAACATATCGGTGTATGATGGTTCCTGGACCGAGTGGGGCAGTTTAGTGCCGCATGATATGGAAAACCCAACTACGTGGACAAAAGATGAATTATTAGCCTATATTTTACTGTTTGTGGCGCATTCCGATTTAAATGAAACCTACAAGGAAAAGGAATACATTTTATCGAGAGTTGATAAACAGGTGTTTACAAGGGTTTATGAACAGTTTGAAAAAGACAACGATTACCAAAGCATACAACATATTGTAGAAGCTGTAAAAACGCATGATTATTACAGAAACGATTTGGCAGATTTGTTTGCAGACATTAAACTTATGGCGTTTGCGGATGGCGAAATGGATGAGATGGAAAACATGGTGTACACCAACCTTAAAAAGATTTTAAAGTAA
- the gshB gene encoding glutathione synthase has translation MNVCFIMYPWQEIDPENDTTLALIKECVKRNHGVAMCTPANLTIRNSVTNANCMVIGRMEKTPSSLKSFYKKAELREEMLPLAGFDVIFFRANPPLDPIMLNFLDSVKDDVFIMNSLEGMREANNKLYTAAFGDAHSNIIPATHVSKNKNYLIKQIKESKSDKMILKPLNGFGGSGVILIEKSAMSNINSLLDFYINSSGDGTSNYVILQDYIEGADQGDVRILMLNGEAVGAMKRVPGNDDHRSNVSAGGSVQKHTLSKAEKALCKQIGPKLVNDGLYFVGIDVIGGKLVEVNVMSPGGITYINKVYKLKKKIEEKVIDFLEMKVLDKLQAFDRRARLRKTVQDA, from the coding sequence ATGAACGTTTGTTTTATCATGTATCCATGGCAGGAGATAGATCCGGAAAACGATACAACTTTAGCTTTAATAAAAGAATGTGTTAAACGAAATCATGGTGTAGCTATGTGTACACCAGCAAATTTAACCATTAGAAATAGCGTTACCAATGCTAATTGTATGGTTATTGGCAGAATGGAAAAAACACCAAGTTCATTAAAATCGTTTTATAAAAAAGCCGAATTACGCGAAGAAATGCTTCCGCTTGCTGGTTTCGATGTGATTTTCTTTAGAGCAAATCCGCCTTTAGACCCTATCATGCTAAACTTTTTAGATTCGGTGAAAGACGATGTGTTTATCATGAATTCTTTAGAAGGTATGCGCGAAGCGAATAATAAATTATACACTGCTGCTTTTGGCGATGCGCATAGCAACATTATTCCTGCTACACACGTTTCAAAAAACAAAAACTATCTGATTAAGCAGATTAAAGAATCAAAATCTGATAAAATGATACTAAAACCGCTTAATGGTTTTGGTGGTTCGGGCGTTATTTTAATCGAAAAATCGGCGATGAGTAATATTAATTCCTTACTCGATTTCTATATAAATAGTAGTGGTGACGGAACATCTAATTATGTGATTCTTCAAGATTATATTGAGGGTGCAGACCAAGGCGATGTTAGAATTTTAATGCTCAATGGCGAAGCTGTTGGCGCTATGAAACGTGTACCAGGAAACGACGATCATCGTTCTAATGTTTCTGCTGGAGGGAGCGTTCAAAAACACACCTTATCAAAAGCCGAAAAAGCTTTATGCAAACAAATTGGACCTAAATTAGTAAACGACGGACTCTATTTTGTGGGTATAGATGTGATTGGAGGAAAATTAGTTGAGGTAAATGTAATGTCGCCAGGAGGAATTACGTATATCAATAAAGTTTACAAGCTTAAAAAGAAAATTGAAGAAAAGGTCATCGATTTTTTAGAAATGAAAGTTTTAGATAAGCTTCAAGCGTTTGACAGGCGCGCAAGATTACGTAAAACGGTGCAAGACGCTTAA